The region taagagataagtagtctatctcccgctattcagtgagtcttctccttgctcccattgcatggttgtagcattgagatcaaaacccaagatctatagagtcacttgtggatagagttcccccattctgaactcccacaccttctgatatttaaatgctctccctgatcagggataagagcaatgaggcacacccctcatctcctttcatctgcttcaccttagcccctcaatgtcaaggttaagagcaccatcacccatttccagaggtttgtttgttgaggttgatatgacccctcgactaaaacctaacccttgtgtgagccccttgtgtgtatatagtgtgtgctacctgtgcttgtatgtttgtttgacttgcttcctgtgcaagttaggtttagtttagactaatccttgtttgccttttcctttctctcgccctcgttgcgatcgagccttttcctttctctcgccctcgttgcgatcgagactttccctttctcttgccctagttgcaatcgatacctttgtccctccgtagccgaactacggcaactctgattctcatgtccagatgagatacgtaggcacgagatgcgatgtcttgtcgagtttgactaacaactaacactaattcttttctctcgccctcgttgcgattgagacctcccctttctcttgccctagttgcaatcgagacccttgcttcctgtgcaagttaggttaggtgtggcttgcttcctgtgcaagtcatgtttaggataggcttgcttcctgtgcaagttagctagaaaccttaacttagggacgactttgcatgacaacatctaggctcgagtcgtagtctccctagtgttgtgtctccctctgttatctggttaggctagtccttttttccctgcgtaggggaactacatcgccctgatcttcataccagatgaagtatgtaggcaggagattgagctgatctctccgggcgccctttttctttttgagtgtgttgtttgacagttataggctcgagtccccgactccctattaacttgttgggTCGTTGCGTGtttggaagccgatgtaagtccatcgagtggcatttgggttccagtgtgcgtgtgttttggttcggatgctgacgtaagtccagtgattggcagtcgggctccgcgtttgcctgtgctgttttgtttgtttgtgtgcgtgtcagccgagctacgaatgctctgattcttctctcgtccgagaagatacgtatgcataggatgcgatatcctagcgagcatgtgtcgtctccccagtccgaactacttcgactctgatgtctatgcctgatagactaagtaggcccaggatgcgacatcctgccgagtcagtttcagtcagtttcttttgtctctttcagccagtgtgtgtttgagcagtgtttagcaaccaatattctttccttttgtgcgtggatcccgtagagtactacggatgcgtaggggtgctaataccttcccttcgcataaccgactcccgaacccattctctttggtcgcgcgtttcctttccctcttttgggataaataacgcacggtggcggctctgttgtttcttcttttcccgccggcttttcgcgtaatgcgacaacggtatccggtctatttaagattaaaactaagttgacggtcgcgggtgctaagaatccgaatgacacgtccaaaccattggggcgcatcaatttgtcatacaaaaacctaatataaaaacatcattaacacctcttttgaaacataaagtaaaccggattaacataaagtaaacatcattaacataagttgtttaattaataaaacaaagtagaccggatttacctaatatatgtattgacaacgttgacgccgatttcttcatgactaaaaacttgcatgaagtcttcattaccaatcatttggtcgtaatcaaagccgaaaatccctacctccatatgtagggtccgaacacctccggtcggtatatcggtcatctctagaaatgtcctgaggcacgacctatacttggtggtagtttttttcctagctacggtcttcttagcaccagaactttttacccgtgcggaggcgttgctaacctcctttttttgttgtgcggaggcattgctaacctcattttcttgaagctacatgtcatataaatagttagatcaaattaagaatgtaacaacttccatgaatatatgtcatataattgtatattacctcttttcttgaaaccgtggactcggtatgccgtggaatcgcattatcttttgatttggattttgtgggagtctatttaacataaccaaggaaaatatgtaagtaaaattttaagcataaattttaaactttgaatatacacattaaagttaacataagttttaagcatacctcatatcctacgcatatgaggtttgtcggccatgcaacaaacgaacctactgcttcgtgcaccgttgttgcatccgaatcatcgttaggatatggtaatgctgcattcggctcaactgcaatatcaactgataccttcaaacatccagcagggagctctctagtgtggagtaatactccgctaacgttatgcacttttcccttgccaaccatccgatagtatggtgacgacaaatacaactgacaatgggaaatgccctaaaaccaataataacaagaaatcgttaatgtgtatatatgtcaaatacataatttaagcaaatagttcaatttaagacaattatatgtaattacctctggaatgttcggctgaaaggtacagttgatactgtttttgtccgaagcatctctgtatactgttgaggcgctagcctctctttctctcctcaatgcatcaagctcagcttgcatggcttccaatcttgcatgaagctcccgattactaggagcctttccttttttaatactcagggaggtcggagtgactccaaatcccttacccctcacccgaccagaatactcagggacatctaatgcccgactaagtatgcccttagtatcatcgggagataaagactgagatagctcctcctgaaaaatcagatgaataccgtatacttgtcaaatatttgtgtataaaaatgttattcaattaatgaaaaatgttatacttacacatttctggtatacgtgtaaaacttcttcttgaggaactccagatttgcccacacgggcttccttccacaaaacatgtgcaggaagagatgtttctgaactttcctccttctgcagctacacattaagtcatacaatttgatcagataaaactaatatatgatgaacaaatttgttatcgcaatttataaatacttaccatggattgttctaagcgtccatatccgacacgtccttttcggtacggatatgcgggacttgatgctctttcccgatttgtagcacttattctttgaaaaaccgggtcttgtcttttggatttgaaagcttcccattcttcagccgatatcaaactttcatattttttaggaagctccgcatccacaaaattaccatccgcatccttaaggaacttggatgataaaaatgtccgaaaccctcttagaagctttccggccaatttcatacaaaaacctcttctttcttcttcgatgttaaaacatcgctaagaaaaacatacagattgatagttagtatcggtaattgaaaaaacataattgataccgtataattaagggccaaatgattgtacctttatctcactccaaattttttctttggactcattcagctctttgtttctccaatcatcacatgtaatgggaatttcattccttactagtgcaccgataaaactagttaaggtatgcccattaggttctataagctgTCCCTAGTTGTTCCAatagacatctagtatgatgcctcgagatcttccttggaccacccttctcattactgtgatgcctcttcgaatttcttcttccgcggatacttttttactaacttcctcatgttggtcatcagccatgtctaacctgtaataaaccaaggaaaccatcaaatatcaaatataacttataatcaaagcaattgaaaacaaaaaaataaagaaatcatgcattatcagatataacttataatcaaagcaattgaaaacaaaaatataatgaaatcatgcattatcacatataacttataatcaaaacaattgaaaaaataaaaataaagaaaccatggataatttacctaagtcactaacatctctttcttttctttgttggaatattaatcacttgtttcttagcaatgcgtacggatgaattgatccaaattccctcattatgatcgtttcttatatatgactcatccggtataagatcctcaacttcgtcatttctattcaactcattccgtctaatgcatgactcattctcaacatcaatatcacattgatcgacaccgctatcatcagtcactttgttagagaaaagcactatagaccattttgtactcttcgggtcattcacatagaacacttgtttagcttgagatgctagaataaaaggttcatctttgtaccccaccctagtaagatcaacttgcaaaaatccagacttatccattcgtatgccactactattcacccacttgcaaccaaagatgggaatctgaaacttctcgtaatcaaacacccaaatgtgctcaataactccaaaatatgacaaatttgcatatttggggtttaagtccttcatacttgatatatgcattgcttcagctagcacggtgacaccactattttgcatagtactcttatcatcttgttctttggtataaaatgtgtatccattaattgaatatgcgctatgagaaaacacatgcaaacttggaccatatgccaaacatctcaacatttctgttaccgaagaaggatctgaagagcgcttcaaataaatatgatccttcaaccattgtatgaaactttgattgtgctctataactatccaattttcatttctgttcagatttaaccttcggagtacatccttgtgcatttcaacatatggctcaacctcattattattgtgcagaacatacaaatgaacttgatcccgttcatcccttgatattgtcacaattttattcccaattaattttttaccttccattttgtcgaaaatctgagctctggggagtccaatcgattgaacgttagacaaatattcagtacaaaactcaacagcttcttcaacaatgtatcgttcaacaatacaaccctctggtcgacttcgggatttcacgtacccttttaatattttcatataccgttcagcagggtacatccatctcatataagctggtccacacaactgtgtctctttcacaagatgaacaactaaatgaaccattatgtcaaaaaaagacggaggaaaatacaattcaagctcacacaaggtaattacaatctctttttgtagtgttggtaagatctcgggatcgatcaccttactacaaattgacctaaagaaaaaacacaatttagttatggcacttcttactttttctggcaaaatagaacgtatacctatcggtagaaaatgttccattataacatggcaatcatgtgtcttcaaattcttcaacttgaggtctttcatagaaacaagtcttctgatatcagatgagtatccttctggaaccttaacttcactcagagacttacacaatttttttttctcctttctagataaagtaaaagcagcaggtggtagatatgttcgtcttcctttcttcacgggtgctaattcagttctcattcccatttttaacatgtcctcccttgctttaaggccatccttagacttgccttttatattgagtaatgtaccgataacactttcaaatacgtttttttcaatatgcataacatcgagaaaatgtctcacgtacaaagacttccaatatggcaattcaaaaaatatcgaccttttcttccacccacctttcacaatcttatatgcaaaaggcttgccaaactcagtacgcacatctttcaccttttcaaaaacttgttcacctgacaatgcgggtggagctctacgatgttcggtgtctccattgaatgcttttctccacccacggtagtgatgtttagaatgtaagaatctacgatgaccgagaaacacattcttctggcaaagttccaatcgaatcgtatcggttccgtcttcacaaacaggacacgcacgttgacctttaatgctatacccagataaattcccgtatgctggaaaatcattaattgtgccaaacaacatcgccctcaaattgaaactttctttcctatatccatcataaacctccacaccgttctcccacaaaatctttaaatcttcgatcagaggtgtcaagtatacgtctatgtcattccctggttgtttaggcccagagattaacatagataacatcatgtacttacgcttcatacatagccacggaggtaggttataaatcataagaatcacaggccatgtggtatgtgagatactttgaagaccatgtgggttcattccatcagtagataatgccaatcgaaggtttcttgcttctgatccaaactcaggataatcattatcaatcttcgaccactgtggtgaatcagccggatgccgatactttccatcaataattctttcatctgcatgccaagtaagatgtcttgcatcggtttcactacgaaacatgcgcctaaatctcggaattatcggaaaataccataagacttttgcgggagataatcttttcttatatcgagacaaaccgcatttagggcactcagttaacattgcatattcgttacgaaacaaaatgcaatcgttaggacaagcatgtatcttatcatagctcatgccaatagagcacaacatttttttttgcctcataggttcgattaggaagaacattatcattcggtagcatttctctcataagggccaacaactctgtgaaacttttatccgaccatccattgcccgcctttaagttgtacaactttaataccgcagaaagtcttgagaatttagtgcaacctttgtacaacggtttctctgcatcgcttaccatcctctcaaacatttcaggacaatcatgaagatcttcttccagtgcttctacaatctcttcaactcgatcacaatcgtatgtttccgtgtctttgtcgtatgaagcataggtcgtattactttttccactcgattcaacattctcgttaattttctcaccatgaaatatccaacactgataactttgatcaattccatgcctcagcaaatgcgatttcaatcc is a window of Lathyrus oleraceus cultivar Zhongwan6 chromosome 6, CAAS_Psat_ZW6_1.0, whole genome shotgun sequence DNA encoding:
- the LOC127097778 gene encoding uncharacterized protein LOC127097778, giving the protein MVGKGKVHNVSGVLLHTRELPAGCLKVSVDIAVEPNAALPYPNDDSDATTVHEAVGSFVAWPTNLICVGYETPTKSKSKDNAIPRHTESTVSRKELQENEVSNASAQQKKEVSNASARVKSSGAKKTVARKKTTTKYRSCLRTFLEMTDIPTGGVRTLHMEVGIFGFDYDQMIGNEDFMQVFSHEEIGVNVVNTYIR